A window of the Desulfobacula toluolica Tol2 genome harbors these coding sequences:
- a CDS encoding sensor histidine kinase produces MDKNSQDRKEKGMRVKRTILTNMIIVPFIPFLLAIGVSFYFFTTALENKTVNTLKRIVQDHCGMIESFLIERNSDLELITNTYSFEQINSTQTINAIFENLKDRSSAFVDLGLFDSQGIHIRYSGKYPLKGKVYKDEVWFKKVMQTGYYISDVFLGYRNVPHFIIAVRQGSGDKTWVLRATIDTLFFDTLVSKVQIGRTGEAYILNKNGIAQTLRRSNGTRVLNMDPDYSGFPKLQNTTHTFIKADSAKNKYVYATTWLKNGEWLLVVRQEKKDAYKYLYSALYINILIMVLGGAIIVVIALYTTERILKRIEQLGMEKKSLGNQLIRATQLAEIGEMAAGFAHEINNPLQIIKSEYSLIETLFDEVFGNEKIPKNEEIKDIEESLDQIKLQVNRCSEITHAILKFGRENETKEQLLHPYIIIPEIIKMIEKKAMVSGIKIVKDISEDVPGFMGDPSQFQQVMLNLLNNAMDAIEERHGSSGGQLSVAVCKKNENQVEITITDNGSGISPENIDKIFSPFFTTKPVGKGTGLGLSVCYGIIESFNGTMQVKSKQNIGTTFVIHLPVKHY; encoded by the coding sequence ATGGATAAGAACAGTCAAGATCGTAAAGAAAAAGGGATGCGGGTTAAACGAACCATTTTAACAAATATGATTATTGTTCCATTTATCCCTTTTTTACTGGCAATCGGAGTAAGTTTCTATTTTTTTACTACTGCACTTGAAAACAAGACCGTCAACACTTTGAAAAGGATCGTACAAGATCATTGTGGTATGATCGAGTCTTTTCTGATAGAGCGCAATTCAGATCTTGAACTTATCACAAACACCTATAGTTTTGAACAAATCAACTCGACCCAGACCATTAATGCCATATTTGAAAATTTAAAAGATCGATCCAGCGCTTTTGTTGATCTGGGGCTTTTTGATTCTCAGGGCATCCACATAAGATATTCCGGCAAATATCCGTTGAAAGGAAAAGTATACAAAGATGAGGTGTGGTTTAAAAAAGTAATGCAGACCGGATACTATATCAGCGATGTTTTTTTGGGGTATAGAAATGTCCCTCATTTTATAATTGCTGTGCGGCAGGGCAGCGGGGATAAAACCTGGGTACTTCGGGCAACCATTGATACTTTGTTTTTTGACACCCTGGTATCAAAAGTGCAAATCGGAAGAACAGGAGAAGCTTATATTTTAAATAAAAATGGAATTGCACAAACCCTTAGACGGTCTAATGGCACCCGTGTTTTGAACATGGATCCGGACTATTCCGGTTTCCCAAAATTGCAAAACACAACTCATACCTTTATTAAAGCCGATTCGGCAAAAAATAAATATGTGTATGCAACCACCTGGCTTAAAAATGGAGAGTGGCTCCTGGTGGTACGCCAGGAAAAAAAGGATGCCTATAAATATTTATATTCCGCTTTGTATATCAATATATTGATCATGGTTCTCGGCGGGGCGATTATTGTCGTCATTGCTTTGTATACAACTGAACGCATCCTCAAAAGGATTGAGCAGTTGGGGATGGAAAAGAAAAGTCTTGGAAATCAGTTGATCAGGGCTACTCAATTAGCTGAAATCGGTGAGATGGCAGCCGGGTTTGCCCATGAAATCAACAATCCACTGCAAATTATTAAAAGTGAATACTCTTTGATTGAAACCCTTTTTGATGAAGTGTTCGGTAATGAAAAAATCCCCAAAAACGAAGAGATAAAGGATATTGAGGAGTCACTGGACCAGATCAAACTCCAGGTGAACCGATGCTCTGAAATTACTCATGCCATTTTAAAGTTCGGGCGGGAAAATGAAACAAAAGAGCAATTGCTGCATCCTTATATTATTATTCCTGAAATTATCAAGATGATAGAAAAAAAAGCAATGGTCAGTGGTATCAAGATTGTTAAAGATATTTCAGAAGATGTTCCAGGGTTTATGGGTGATCCATCCCAGTTTCAGCAGGTGATGCTTAATCTTTTAAATAACGCAATGGATGCAATCGAAGAAAGGCATGGTTCATCAGGGGGACAATTGAGTGTCGCGGTTTGTAAGAAAAATGAAAATCAGGTTGAAATAACAATTACTGACAACGGAAGTGGTATCAGTCCTGAAAATATTGATAAAATATTTTCTCCTTTTTTTACCACAAAGCCTGTGGGCAAAGGGACCGGGCTTGGGCTTTCCGTTTGTTACGGGATCATAGAAAGTTTTAATGGAACTATGCAAGTAAAAAGCAAACAAAATATCGGCACGACCTTTGTTATTCATCTGCCGGTTAAACATTACTAA
- a CDS encoding response regulator: MEKMKLMLVDDEARYLQTTRKLIEKKGYETLIAQSGKEALEHLKTKNVHVVILDVKMPGMDGNETLKAIKAMYPLVEVIMLTGHATVDSAIDGLKSGACDYLMKPADIDEIMEKAIAAFEKRQRLEEKIRTAQTKKYMRSPREILKDDDE; the protein is encoded by the coding sequence ATGGAAAAAATGAAACTTATGTTGGTTGATGATGAGGCTCGTTATCTTCAAACAACCCGAAAACTGATCGAAAAAAAAGGGTATGAAACATTAATTGCTCAAAGCGGGAAGGAGGCCCTTGAGCATCTTAAAACAAAAAATGTTCATGTGGTCATTCTTGATGTCAAAATGCCGGGGATGGATGGAAACGAGACGTTAAAGGCGATCAAAGCTATGTATCCTCTGGTGGAGGTCATTATGCTGACAGGACATGCCACTGTGGATTCGGCCATTGACGGTCTTAAATCCGGTGCTTGTGATTATCTCATGAAACCTGCCGATATTGATGAAATTATGGAAAAAGCCATAGCTGCATTTGAAAAAAGGCAAAGACTTGAGGAAAAAATCAGGACGGCTCAAACAAAAAAATATATGAGATCCCCTCGCGAAATTCTCAAAGATGATGATGAATAA
- a CDS encoding SLC13 family permease — translation MKKEKKVTGYDKYIDWKIFCVPVILLFLVLLMPTPNGMKDVGTEFKVGPKAVVNFITTELFDKTSSDAEQWQLLTAKMMEQNMRLGALQKERFLKRNIKWCNKYKMDASQKNFDKAHSYIKDNVPEKEFMATMENALKLRKEGLTYENLTGKDKAAADKGAWHIKVAVAMGLFVVACFLTECIPLPAVAFCIGLILVFTGVVSRQEVAMLYWSDACWFIMGSLMFAAAFVKTGVDKRVCMMMFKKLAVPNTKWITLIFFVIIAPLAAFISDHALAAMFLPIGMLLYQNSLTNEVPEDKELAKLLMISIAMACNIGGPGAPSGGARNVIMMTYLTDMFGVDIGYFQWVTYCFPFIIVMIPVTWFVTNLRFRPKIVSLAPAMDQLRTEIDKMGSWNSKQIWALIIFVIMVFGWFTEKVFFNMGIYPIRLGIGVIAVAGAVAYILTGVVNWRDYQDKVDWGVVWLYAGAIIFGRTLDNTGAAYWLAQSVIDFLAQFGMEAGLPLMMVSNGLTSILTNLMADGPAAASVGPIALNMAGMVHPGTTYLPFMAMATAIASSFAYCLIIGTPPNAIVYASGYLEPKDYLRVGIPIFFLANVVLLFMTGVYWSFRGFGTMPGF, via the coding sequence ATGAAAAAAGAAAAGAAAGTCACTGGATACGATAAATATATAGACTGGAAAATTTTTTGCGTCCCGGTCATACTTTTATTTTTGGTTTTATTGATGCCGACCCCAAATGGCATGAAAGATGTTGGTACTGAATTTAAAGTTGGTCCCAAAGCCGTTGTGAACTTTATTACCACAGAACTGTTTGATAAAACCAGTTCCGATGCAGAACAATGGCAATTGCTTACCGCCAAAATGATGGAACAGAACATGCGTTTAGGAGCTTTGCAAAAAGAACGCTTTCTGAAACGAAATATCAAATGGTGCAACAAATACAAGATGGATGCCAGCCAGAAAAATTTTGATAAGGCCCATAGTTATATAAAAGACAATGTGCCTGAAAAAGAGTTCATGGCAACTATGGAAAATGCACTGAAACTCAGAAAAGAAGGGCTGACATATGAAAATTTGACAGGAAAGGATAAAGCAGCTGCCGATAAGGGGGCCTGGCATATAAAAGTTGCTGTTGCCATGGGTTTGTTTGTTGTGGCCTGTTTTTTAACCGAGTGTATTCCTCTTCCGGCAGTTGCCTTTTGTATCGGTCTGATACTTGTGTTCACCGGTGTGGTTTCAAGACAGGAAGTGGCCATGCTGTACTGGAGTGATGCCTGCTGGTTTATCATGGGCAGTCTTATGTTTGCTGCGGCATTTGTTAAGACAGGTGTGGATAAACGGGTCTGTATGATGATGTTCAAAAAACTGGCCGTTCCCAATACCAAATGGATTACCCTGATTTTCTTTGTCATTATTGCACCTCTGGCCGCATTTATATCGGATCATGCCCTGGCTGCCATGTTTCTTCCAATTGGGATGCTGTTATACCAGAACAGCCTGACCAACGAGGTGCCCGAGGACAAGGAACTTGCAAAGCTTTTGATGATCAGTATTGCCATGGCCTGCAATATAGGTGGCCCTGGAGCGCCTTCCGGCGGTGCCAGGAATGTTATTATGATGACTTATTTAACGGATATGTTTGGGGTTGATATCGGTTATTTTCAGTGGGTTACTTATTGTTTTCCGTTTATAATTGTTATGATTCCTGTTACCTGGTTTGTCACAAATCTTCGTTTCAGGCCTAAAATCGTTTCTCTGGCACCTGCAATGGATCAATTAAGAACAGAAATCGATAAAATGGGATCATGGAATTCCAAGCAGATATGGGCCCTGATTATATTTGTTATCATGGTGTTTGGATGGTTTACGGAAAAAGTGTTTTTTAACATGGGGATTTATCCCATCCGCCTTGGCATTGGTGTTATTGCCGTAGCAGGTGCAGTGGCCTATATTCTTACCGGAGTTGTCAACTGGCGAGATTACCAGGACAAAGTGGATTGGGGGGTTGTCTGGTTGTATGCAGGCGCCATCATATTTGGAAGGACCCTGGATAATACCGGTGCAGCTTACTGGCTGGCTCAATCCGTCATAGACTTTTTAGCACAATTTGGTATGGAAGCCGGTCTTCCCTTAATGATGGTCAGTAACGGATTGACCTCGATTCTTACAAACCTTATGGCAGACGGTCCTGCCGCAGCTTCAGTAGGTCCGATTGCCCTTAACATGGCTGGAATGGTTCATCCCGGAACCACTTATCTGCCGTTCATGGCCATGGCCACAGCAATTGCCTCATCATTTGCCTATTGCCTGATTATCGGCACGCCTCCCAATGCAATTGTTTACGCCAGCGGATATCTTGAGCCCAAGGATTATCTCAGGGTTGGCATTCCCATATTTTTCCTGGCCAATGTTGTATTGCTTTTTATGACAGGTGTTTACTGGTCATTCAGGGGATTTGGCACAATGCCCGGATTTTAA
- a CDS encoding YIP1 family protein translates to MLESSLKAWQFYSYSLIQLLIEPGQFFKELPEKATLRKTLGFMVISCVFFTIASLLTGAYSKPVWIMAVIFFANASGMILISSVLGYISMAMILGKRTSFFIIFSLYVFSSGVTLFISWLPFLLWFSEPWKWWLIYTGFKNTCMLTWKQVLFILLVSMTIQFFLIYSAIMAFVN, encoded by the coding sequence ATGTTGGAATCAAGTTTAAAAGCATGGCAGTTTTACTCTTATTCACTGATTCAGCTTTTGATAGAACCAGGACAGTTTTTTAAGGAGCTTCCGGAAAAGGCAACCTTGAGAAAAACTTTGGGATTTATGGTGATTTCCTGTGTTTTTTTCACCATTGCAAGTCTTTTAACCGGGGCATATTCTAAACCTGTCTGGATAATGGCTGTCATTTTTTTTGCCAATGCGTCAGGAATGATACTTATCTCGTCAGTGTTGGGGTATATTTCAATGGCAATGATTCTGGGTAAACGCACCTCTTTTTTTATCATTTTCAGTCTGTATGTATTTTCATCCGGGGTTACCCTGTTTATATCGTGGCTTCCTTTTCTCTTATGGTTTTCAGAGCCTTGGAAATGGTGGCTTATATATACGGGTTTTAAAAACACCTGCATGTTAACATGGAAACAGGTATTGTTTATTTTGCTGGTTTCCATGACCATTCAGTTTTTTTTGATATATTCAGCAATCATGGCATTCGTTAATTAA
- a CDS encoding response regulator: MTKKIKVLMVDDEKRFRETTKKILMKKGFETILAESGEEALEKISEAPDVVILDIKMPGIDGHEALARIKKINPDLPVIMLTGHGGIPSAREALVEGAFDYLSKPCDIDLLAEKIKEACQLPGELSDKEERKVTSVMIPITEYTTINENKTIFEALNELKKSFITKMATNRLMETGHRSILVKGDDNEVNGILTIRDLLEMIMPAYLTAPKPSLADSIEYSPMFWKGMFSKGIIAIKDKCISDVMSPSPVSIESNSNLMEAAYLMIYKNERRLLVTLSGKTVGVIREQDLFFEMEKILNS; the protein is encoded by the coding sequence ATGACAAAAAAAATAAAAGTGTTAATGGTTGATGATGAAAAAAGATTCAGGGAGACAACCAAAAAAATATTGATGAAAAAAGGTTTTGAAACAATTCTTGCAGAAAGTGGCGAGGAAGCTCTTGAAAAAATATCAGAAGCCCCTGATGTGGTTATTTTGGATATTAAAATGCCGGGAATTGACGGCCACGAGGCCCTTGCAAGAATAAAAAAAATCAATCCTGATCTGCCGGTTATCATGCTGACCGGCCACGGGGGCATACCTTCAGCAAGAGAAGCCCTGGTTGAAGGGGCGTTTGATTATCTGAGCAAACCCTGTGATATTGATTTGCTGGCGGAAAAGATAAAGGAAGCCTGTCAACTGCCCGGTGAGTTATCCGACAAAGAAGAAAGAAAGGTTACATCTGTTATGATTCCCATTACAGAGTATACCACTATAAATGAAAATAAAACCATATTTGAGGCACTAAACGAACTTAAAAAATCCTTTATTACAAAAATGGCAACAAACCGGCTCATGGAAACCGGTCACCGGTCTATTCTTGTGAAAGGGGATGATAACGAGGTAAACGGAATTTTAACCATCAGAGATCTTTTGGAAATGATCATGCCGGCCTATCTTACCGCACCCAAGCCATCCCTGGCAGACAGTATTGAATATTCTCCAATGTTTTGGAAAGGAATGTTCAGTAAGGGGATCATTGCGATAAAAGACAAATGCATAAGTGATGTCATGTCTCCTTCTCCTGTTTCCATTGAGAGCAATTCCAACCTGATGGAGGCTGCATATCTCATGATTTATAAAAATGAAAGACGCCTTCTTGTGACATTGTCAGGCAAAACAGTTGGTGTGATAAGAGAACAGGATTTGTTTTTTGAAATGGAAAAAATTTTAAATTCATAG
- a CDS encoding CBS and ACT domain-containing protein, whose product MMLIKEWMSRSVITINYNESLKNAAKLFQTKVISMLPVLKNGELIGIVTDGDIKEATPSESPALDKFEIFSLMDSVRIESVMTSPVVTIHSDHTVDEAAGIMLSKGISGVPVVDSEGSLEGVLTKSDIFRCFVSFTGVSNNGQVFAFNLPDKPGIIKNLTDMIMNSGGRLCSIMTSYDDIEEGLRKVFFHTFDIDPDNFDKLVEQFNRAGELLYVADLSRGFRKIIRR is encoded by the coding sequence ATGATGTTGATAAAAGAATGGATGAGCAGATCCGTAATTACTATAAACTATAACGAATCTTTGAAAAATGCGGCCAAATTATTTCAGACAAAGGTGATTTCCATGCTTCCTGTTTTAAAAAACGGAGAGTTGATTGGTATCGTAACTGACGGTGATATTAAAGAAGCCACCCCTTCTGAATCACCGGCTCTGGATAAGTTTGAAATTTTTTCATTAATGGATTCCGTTAGAATTGAGTCTGTCATGACCAGCCCTGTTGTCACAATTCATTCTGATCATACGGTTGATGAGGCAGCTGGAATAATGTTGAGCAAAGGAATATCAGGAGTGCCGGTTGTTGATTCTGAAGGTTCGCTGGAGGGTGTTCTTACGAAAAGCGATATTTTTCGATGCTTTGTGTCTTTTACCGGAGTTTCAAACAATGGACAGGTGTTTGCATTTAATTTGCCGGACAAACCCGGCATTATAAAAAATTTAACAGATATGATAATGAACAGTGGCGGAAGGCTGTGCAGCATCATGACCTCTTACGATGATATAGAAGAAGGACTTCGAAAAGTATTTTTTCATACCTTTGACATTGATCCCGACAATTTTGACAAGCTGGTTGAACAATTTAACAGGGCAGGGGAACTGCTTTATGTAGCTGATCTGTCAAGGGGATTTCGGAAAATAATTAGGAGATAA
- a CDS encoding CBS and ACT domain-containing protein — translation MVIQEWMSRSVITIEYNESLNDAAKLFRTRVISILPVLKNGELSGIVTDGDIKKATPSDATTLDKFEIVSLLDSISVESVMSKPAVTIHSDHTVDEAAGIMLSKGISGMPVVDKAGLLEGILTKSDVFRCFVSFTGVSNKGQVFAFNLPDKPGIIKNLTDMIRNSGGRLCSIMTSYDDMEDGFRKVFFHTFDIDSDNFDSLVEKFHGIGELLYVADLSRGLRKIIKR, via the coding sequence GTGGTTATACAAGAATGGATGAGCAGATCCGTCATTACCATAGAATATAACGAGTCTTTGAATGATGCTGCCAAATTGTTTCGGACAAGGGTGATTTCCATTCTTCCTGTTTTGAAAAATGGAGAGCTTTCCGGTATTGTCACTGATGGTGATATAAAAAAAGCCACACCTTCTGATGCCACGACCCTGGATAAATTTGAGATTGTATCTTTATTGGATTCCATTAGTGTTGAGTCGGTCATGTCCAAGCCTGCTGTTACTATTCATTCTGATCATACGGTTGACGAAGCTGCCGGAATCATGCTGAGCAAAGGGATATCAGGAATGCCGGTGGTTGATAAGGCAGGTTTGCTGGAGGGTATCCTTACAAAAAGCGATGTTTTTAGATGTTTTGTGTCTTTTACAGGTGTTTCAAACAAAGGGCAGGTGTTTGCATTTAATTTGCCGGACAAACCCGGCATTATAAAAAATTTAACGGATATGATTCGGAACAGTGGTGGCAGGTTGTGCAGTATCATGACCTCTTATGATGATATGGAAGACGGTTTTAGAAAGGTGTTTTTTCATACATTTGACATTGATTCCGACAATTTTGACAGCTTGGTTGAAAAGTTTCATGGAATAGGGGAACTGCTTTATGTGGCTGATTTGTCAAGGGGATTAAGAAAAATTATTAAAAGATAA
- a CDS encoding universal stress protein, producing the protein MSKINKILACVDLSEYSLMTLKYSVEFAKGSKAQIIILNVINQRDINGVEMVSGYFPGYFSNEINAQDYIRELRKDRHERIKNLIDENFSDEKSKMTIKVDEGVPFECILNAAKTEKVDLIVMANKGRGNLSRVLFGSVAEKVFRHSSVPVVSVRDEMKFIRSK; encoded by the coding sequence ATGAGTAAAATAAACAAAATATTAGCATGTGTTGATCTTTCTGAATATTCTTTGATGACATTGAAGTATTCTGTAGAGTTTGCAAAAGGATCAAAGGCTCAAATCATTATTTTAAATGTTATCAATCAAAGGGATATCAACGGTGTTGAAATGGTCAGTGGTTATTTCCCCGGTTATTTTTCAAATGAAATCAATGCACAAGACTATATCAGGGAATTAAGAAAAGATAGGCATGAAAGAATAAAAAATTTGATAGATGAAAATTTTTCCGATGAAAAATCAAAGATGACCATAAAAGTTGATGAGGGGGTTCCGTTTGAATGTATCCTGAACGCTGCAAAAACAGAGAAAGTCGATTTGATAGTGATGGCCAACAAGGGCAGGGGAAACCTGTCAAGAGTTCTTTTTGGCAGTGTTGCTGAAAAGGTATTTCGGCATTCTTCGGTTCCGGTCGTCAGTGTAAGGGATGAAATGAAATTCATCAGGAGCAAATAA
- a CDS encoding bifunctional acetate--CoA ligase family protein/GNAT family N-acetyltransferase gives MSTLNLHRLFNPKSVAVVGASEKKSSVGFSIMSNLLKNGFRGDIFPVNPNHTSVMGLPSFKNIEEIESDMDMAVIATPIQFVPPIVESCGKAGLAGAVIVSSGGKEIGKQGQAIEAKILEKAKKYNLRIVGPNCLGVVNTSKALNASFAHLSPLSGKIAFLSQSGAVCTSVLDLAHREKIGFSHFISLGSMVDVDFADMIDYLGSLSSVESIVMYMENITNIRNFMSAARAVSRIKPIIALKSGRSEAGARAAASHTGALAGEDAIYDAAFRRAGIIRVNEFEELLDCSEFLSKLGRPSVSGLTIITNAGGPGVMAADALASHGMEPVQLSSETIEKLDKILPENWSRANPIDILGDTAAEIYIEVAKICAKSEETDALLLLCSPAGTMDTFKLANDLTNFLKTLSCPIFTAWIGGDNVQQARQVLNQAGIVTYDSAERAVRAFKNFYQYGRNIETLLEIPVRTDKKLIINRSKAENIIKKAISNKVDSLTEIQAKNLLQSYGIPVNTTQLAESEATAVRLSEQIGYPVVLKICSRQILHKSDCDGVILNLKTAGEVKKAFAQIIEKAKEFAPKAVIEGVTVQAMQNPADYELIIGAKTDPNFGPVIVFGMGGVMTEVFRDTAIGLPPLNRLLARQMIEETKISKVIKGFRNFRPVSISLLEELLIRTGRLVTDFPQINALDINPLMVENGEITAVDARVIVCKPSVTSPGHLIISSYPWQYERKDYTVNGHEFFIRPLRPSDVDLLIEHFYSLSPKSIYMRFFSPVKQLSKTMLIKLTQIDYDREIALVALMGEGKDKKMVGVCRIILESDKTRGEFATAISDGWHGKGIGSSLLKQCLKAAQSRGVKHVVGFVLAENTQMLMLGRKLGFSLKRASNSGEYEITIDFENMHFD, from the coding sequence ATGAGTACACTTAATTTGCACAGACTGTTTAACCCGAAATCAGTGGCAGTGGTTGGAGCCAGTGAAAAAAAGAGTTCGGTTGGATTTTCAATTATGAGCAATCTTTTAAAAAATGGGTTCAGGGGAGATATTTTTCCTGTTAATCCAAACCATACAAGTGTCATGGGTTTGCCTTCGTTTAAAAATATTGAAGAGATCGAATCGGATATGGACATGGCTGTCATTGCAACGCCCATACAGTTTGTTCCTCCTATTGTTGAATCTTGTGGGAAAGCGGGTTTGGCAGGTGCTGTTATAGTATCGTCCGGCGGAAAAGAGATCGGAAAACAAGGACAGGCGATTGAAGCAAAAATTCTGGAAAAGGCCAAAAAATATAATCTGCGTATTGTCGGACCCAATTGTTTGGGAGTGGTGAACACTTCAAAGGCTCTTAATGCAAGTTTTGCACATCTGTCCCCTTTGTCAGGTAAAATTGCCTTTCTTTCCCAGAGTGGCGCAGTGTGTACCTCTGTTTTGGATCTTGCACATCGCGAAAAGATAGGGTTCAGTCATTTTATCAGTCTTGGCTCAATGGTGGATGTGGATTTTGCAGATATGATTGATTATCTGGGATCTTTGAGTTCTGTGGAAAGTATTGTCATGTACATGGAGAATATCACCAATATTCGAAATTTCATGAGTGCGGCCCGGGCAGTTTCCAGGATAAAACCCATTATCGCCTTGAAATCAGGCAGATCAGAAGCCGGGGCCAGGGCGGCGGCATCCCATACAGGTGCCCTGGCAGGTGAAGATGCGATTTATGACGCAGCATTTCGCCGGGCCGGAATTATACGGGTAAATGAATTTGAAGAATTATTGGACTGTTCTGAATTTTTATCAAAACTGGGCCGTCCTTCAGTATCCGGCCTTACAATTATTACCAATGCAGGCGGGCCGGGCGTTATGGCCGCAGACGCCCTGGCCTCCCATGGAATGGAACCGGTGCAGCTCAGTTCCGAAACCATTGAAAAGCTGGATAAAATTCTTCCGGAAAACTGGAGCCGGGCAAATCCCATAGATATCCTCGGGGATACAGCAGCCGAGATTTATATTGAGGTGGCAAAAATATGTGCCAAATCAGAAGAAACTGATGCCTTGCTGTTGCTGTGTTCTCCGGCCGGGACAATGGATACGTTTAAGCTGGCAAACGATTTGACAAATTTTTTAAAAACCTTGTCTTGTCCGATTTTTACGGCATGGATAGGAGGGGATAATGTTCAACAGGCCCGGCAGGTGTTAAATCAAGCCGGTATTGTGACCTATGATTCGGCAGAGCGGGCGGTCCGGGCTTTTAAAAATTTCTATCAATATGGCCGTAATATTGAAACATTATTGGAAATTCCCGTTCGAACAGATAAAAAATTGATTATCAACCGGTCAAAGGCTGAAAATATAATCAAAAAGGCTATTTCCAACAAAGTTGACAGTTTGACGGAGATACAGGCCAAAAACCTTCTTCAATCTTATGGAATTCCAGTAAATACAACCCAGCTGGCTGAATCGGAAGCCACGGCTGTAAGACTATCCGAGCAGATCGGATATCCGGTTGTTTTGAAAATCTGTTCAAGGCAAATTCTTCATAAATCAGATTGCGATGGAGTAATCCTGAATCTTAAAACAGCCGGCGAGGTTAAAAAAGCGTTTGCTCAAATAATTGAAAAAGCAAAGGAATTTGCGCCCAAGGCTGTTATTGAAGGTGTAACCGTTCAAGCCATGCAGAATCCGGCAGATTATGAGTTGATCATCGGTGCTAAAACAGATCCCAATTTCGGACCGGTGATTGTTTTTGGGATGGGAGGTGTCATGACCGAAGTTTTCAGGGATACTGCAATTGGTCTGCCTCCATTGAACAGGCTTCTTGCCCGACAGATGATCGAAGAAACCAAAATATCAAAGGTTATAAAGGGATTTAGAAATTTCAGACCGGTCAGCATTTCATTGCTGGAGGAATTGTTGATAAGGACGGGAAGGCTGGTTACGGATTTCCCGCAAATCAATGCACTGGATATCAATCCGTTAATGGTTGAAAATGGTGAGATAACGGCTGTGGATGCCAGGGTTATTGTTTGCAAACCATCTGTTACGTCCCCCGGGCATTTGATCATCAGTTCCTATCCATGGCAGTATGAAAGAAAAGATTATACAGTCAATGGTCATGAATTTTTTATAAGGCCTCTTCGACCCAGTGATGTGGATTTGCTGATAGAGCATTTTTATTCACTGTCACCCAAAAGTATTTATATGAGATTTTTTTCACCTGTAAAACAATTGTCCAAAACCATGCTTATCAAATTAACCCAGATTGATTATGACAGGGAAATTGCTCTTGTCGCACTGATGGGAGAAGGCAAGGATAAAAAAATGGTCGGTGTATGCAGAATTATTCTAGAATCCGACAAGACCCGGGGTGAGTTTGCAACGGCCATAAGTGATGGCTGGCATGGTAAGGGGATTGGTTCATCTCTTCTCAAACAATGCCTTAAGGCAGCTCAGAGCAGGGGAGTAAAGCATGTGGTTGGATTTGTCCTGGCTGAAAATACACAAATGCTGATGCTGGGCAGAAAATTGGGATTTTCTTTAAAACGGGCTTCCAATTCAGGAGAATATGAAATAACTATTGATTTTGAAAATATGCATTTTGATTAG